A DNA window from Drosophila virilis strain 15010-1051.87 chromosome 4, Dvir_AGI_RSII-ME, whole genome shotgun sequence contains the following coding sequences:
- the Gr39b gene encoding putative gustatory receptor 39b, with amino-acid sequence MLYALQRYLKYFAILGLVPWSEKEPQQRLQRIYTIVIIFLNIGVAFYIVFFASPEGDLLVSMLVSCTVFISQIVTMSVVELQVMCQHKRYYEFCLQLKCLRLRFQCELQQPVKDWPLTRYVKYFVLGIINFVSLFPSVYVVLHFDYIGYFWFSLGAVFINRVQCLLLLLYADLLGYHVELLDQRLQAVHSYRMLGAQSQLNVKFEQMCSLEYLLSLKRAYMELYRLFELYNSLFGWSIVCIFVVMFLDSIVNIYWSLLVLTEIYSFVFIYMTCSTFLPLLILLFTFCRCGEYCKRQHMLIGSHVRGLACAAQCQAIPPTLAYNAVLAEFAMQVEQDALIISAEGFMDIDYSLLMSIFTAMVTYLIVLMQFGSLYT; translated from the exons ATGCTTTACGCTCTGCAGCGATACTTAAAATACTTTGCCATCTTGGGTCTGGTGCCGTGGTCCGAGAAAGAGCCacagcagcggctgcaaagGATCTATACGATTGTCATAATATTTCTGAACATCGGAGTGGCTTTCTATATAGTATTCTTTGCCTCGCCAGAAGGTGATTTACTGGTATCGATGCTGGTGAGCTGCACTGTGTTCATCTCACAGATTGTGACCATGTCAG TTGTCGAACTGCAAGTGATGTGCCAGCATAAAAGATACTACGAATTCTGTCTGCAGTTAAAGTGCCTGAGATTGCGTTTTCAGTGCGAATTACAGCAGCCAGTTAAGGATTGGCCCTTGACCAGATATGTCAAGTATTTTGTGCTAGGCATTATCAATTTTGTGTCACTCTTTCCATCTGTATATGTGGTGCTACACTTTGATTATATTGGCTACTTTTGGTTCTCCCTGGGCGCCGTATTCATCAATCGTGTTcagtgcctgctgctgctgctctatGCAGATCTCCTTGGCTATCATGTGGAGCTATTGGATCAGCGTCTGCAGGCGGTGCACAGCTATCGTATGCTGGGCGCCCAATCGCAGTTGAATGTTAAATTTGAGCAAATGTGCTCCTTGGAGTATTTGTTGAGCCTGAAGCGTGCCTACATGGAGCTATATCGTTTATTTGAACTTTATAATAGCCTGTTTGGCTGGTCGATTGTCTGCATCTTTGTTGTTATGTTTCTGGACAGCATCGTTAATATATATTGGTCGCTGCTGGTTCTCACTGAGATCTATAGCTTTGTTTTCATCTACATGACCTGCTCGACCTTTTTGCCGCTGCTCATATTGCTCTTCACCTTCTGCCGTTGCGGCGAGTACTGCAAGCGACAG CACATGCTCATAGGCAGCCATGTGCGTGGTCTGGCCTGTGCTGCCCAATGCCAAGCCATACCGCCAACTTTGGCATACAATGCAGTCCTGGCCGAGTTCGCCATGCAGGTGGAACAGGATGCCTTGATCATTAGCGCCGAGGGCTTTATGGATATTGACTATAGCCTGCTAATGTCG ATTTTTACGGCCATGGTCACCTATCTGATTGTGCTTATGCAATTCGGCTCGTTATATACCTAA
- the LOC6634053 gene encoding cytosolic 10-formyltetrahydrofolate dehydrogenase isoform X2, with amino-acid sequence MSSSLRIAIIGQSNFAADVLELLLERSIFQIVGVFTIPDKGSREDVLASTAASHNIPVFKFASWRRKGMALPDVVAQYKSVGATLNVLPYCSQFIPIEVIDGASLGSICYHPSLLPRHRGASAISWTLIEGDEVAGFSIFWADDGLDTGPLLLQRQTNVEPTDTLDTIYKRFLYPEGVKAMGEAVDMVAQGTAPKIIQTEVSATYDPAMFKAENQLLDLQQSAERIWNFVRGLDSVPGAIATVLEDDGSEQQVRLFGAHIYSAGPVKGGQPLKLKGLAKPAWVHEGGLLIEGTDGAFVNVRRIKRGSKMINASDWFKQAEHQPITDFTDDELAKRTQLSGIWQAILKEPIEATTDFFAAGAGSMDVVRLVEEVKEAFDVPLENEHVFMAPVFEEFFDQLIRSLRQGSGDASAKQLNYEGFLLQANKREIRVPTQLFINGAFIDAEQQRTLDIINPTDEQVLCQVACASVNDVDKAVQAAHKAFFGAWKQVSPRQRGQLMLKLADLMEQHKEELATIESVDSGAVYTLALKTHIGMSIDAWRYFAGWCDKIQGNTIPVNPARPNNVLTFTRKEPIGVVGLITPWNYPLMMLSWKMAACIAAGNTCLIKPAQTCPLTALKFAELTVLAGFPPGVINVLPGKGSDAGQAVADHQLVRKLGFTGSTPIGKHIMKSCAASNLKKCSLELGGKSPLIIFADCDLDKAVKHGMSSVFFNKGENCIAAGRLFVEDRIHDEFVRRVLKDLRSMTIGDPLNRSTAHGPQNHKAHFDKLLEYCERGVAEGATLVYGGCRVPNLKGYFFMPTVFTNVEDDMFIAQEESFGPIMIISKFNGSDVDSVMERANRTEYGLASGVFTKDISKALSFADRIEAGTVFVNVYNKTDVAAPFGGFKQSGFGKDLGQEALNEYLKTKCVTIEY; translated from the exons ATGAGT TCCAGTCTGCGCATTGCGATTATTGGCCAGAGCAATTTTGCGGCCGATGTGCTGGAGTTGCTGTTGGAACGTTCCATTTTTCAAATAGTGGGCGTGTTCACCATACCGGACAAGGGCAGTCGGGAGGATGTTTTGGCCAGCACCGCGGCCAGCCACAATATACCcgtcttcaagtttgccagcTGGCGCCGCAAAGGCATGGCCCTGCCCGATGTCGTGGCACAGTACAAATCGGTGGGCGCAACGCTAAATGTGCTGCCCTATTGCTCACAGTTCATACCCATAGAGGTGATTGATGGCGCCTCGTTGGGCAGCATTTGCTATCATCCCTCCCTATTGCCCAGGCATCGCGGCGCGAGCGCCATATCCTGGACGCTCATCGAG GGCGACGAGGTGGCCGGCTTCAGCATTTTCTGGGCGGATGATGGCTTAGACACTGGACCCTTGCTGTTGCAACGTCAGACCAATGTTGAGCCGACGGACACTTTGGACACCATCTACAAGAGGTTCTTGTATCCGGAGGGTGTCAAGGCCATGGGCGAGGCTGTTGATATGGTAGCCCAGGGCACAGCGCCCAAAATAATCCAAACTGAGGTGAGCGCCACCTATGATCCGGCCATGTTCAAAGCCGAGAACCAGCTGCTGGATCTGCAACAGTCCGCGGAGCGCATATGGAATTTTGTGCGTGGCCTGGACTCGGTGCCGGGTGCTATAGCTACCGTGCTTGAAGACGATGGCAGTGAGCAGCAGGTGCGCTTATTTGGCGCACATATCTATTCCGCTGGACCCGTTAAGGGCGGACAGCCGCTGAAGCTGAAGGGCCTGGCCAAGCCCGCCTGGGTCCACGAGGGCGGCCTGCTAATTGAGGGCACCGACGGCGCCTTTGTGAATGTGCGTCGCATTAAACGTGGCTCGAAGATGATCAATGCCAGCGATTGGTTCAAGCAGGCGGAGCACCAACCCATCACGGATTTCACCGACGATGAGTTGGCCAAACGGACTCAGTTGTCTGGCATTTGGCAGGCCATACTCAAGGAACCCATCGAGGCAACGACGGATTTCTTTGCCGCCGGCGCTGGCTCCATGGACGTGGTGCGCCTAGTGGAGGAGGTCAAGGAGGCATTCGATGTGCCGCTAGAGAATGAGCACGTCTTTATGGCGCCCGTCTTTGAGGAGTTCTTCGATCAGCTGATTAGAAGCCTGCGCCAGGGCAGCGGCGACGCCAGCGCCAAGCAGCTCAACTACGAGGGTTTCCTGCTGCAGGCGAACAAGCGTGAGATTCGGGTGCCCACACAGCTCTTCATCAATGGCGCGTTCATCGATGCCGAGCAGCAGCGCACACTGGACATCATTAATCCCACCGACGAGCAGGTGCTCTGCCAGGTGGCCTGTGCGAGCGTGAACGATGTAGATAAAGCGGTGCAGGCGGCGCACAAGGCATTCTTTGGCGCCTGGAAGCAGGTGTCGCCCCGGCAACGCGGACAGCTCATGCTGAAGCTGGCCGATCTGATGGAGCAACACAAGGAGGAACTGGCCACCATTGAGTCTGTGGACTCGGGCGCTGTCTATACGCTGGCCCTGAAGACCCACATTGGCATGTCCATCGATGCGTGGCGCTACTTTGCCGGCTGGTGCGATAAGATCCAGGGTAATACGATACCCGTGAATCCCGCCCGGCCCAACAATGTGCTGACGTTTACGCGCAAGGAACCGATTGGTGTGGTTGGCCTGATCACGCCCTGGAATTATCCATTGATGATGCTCTCCTGGAAGATGGCTGCCTGCATAGCCGCCGGCAATACCTGCCTGATCAAGCCGGCACAGACATGCCCCCTGACGGCGCTCAAGTTTGCCGAGCTCACCGTGCTGGCCGGATTCCCGCCGGGCGTCATCAATGTGCTGCCGGGCAAGGGCTCTGATGCGGGTCAGGCTGTGGCCGATCATCAGCTGGTGCGCAAACTGGGCTTTACCGGCTCCACGCCCATTGGCAAGCACATCATGAAATCCTGCGCTGCATCCAATCTGAAAAAATGTTCACTGGAGCTGGGCGGCAAGAGCCCGCTGATCATTTTCGCTGACTGTGATCTGGACAAGGCTGTGAAACAC GGCATGTCCTCGGTCTTCTTTAATAAGGGTGAAAATTGCATAGCCGCCGGACGTCTCTTTGTGGAGGATCGCATTCACGACGAGTTTGTGCGTCGCGTGCTCAAGGATCTGCGCTCGATGACCATTGGTGATCCACTCAATCGGTCCACGGCACACGGTCCACAGAATCATAAGGCGCACTTCGATAAGCTATTGGAGTACTGTGAACGGGGCGTGGCAGAGGGCGCAACGCTTGTCTATGGCGGTTGTCGCGTGCCCAATCTGAAGGGTTATTTCTTTATGCCCACCGTATTCACCAATGTCGAGGATGACATGTTCATAGCACAGGAAGAATCATTCGGTCCGATTATGATCATCTCCAAGTTCAACGGCAGCGATGTCGACTCGGTCATGGAGCGTGCCAATCGCACCGAGTACGGACTGGCCAGCGGTGTCTTTACCAAGGACATTAGCAAGGCCTTGAGCTTTGCCGATCGCATCGAGGCGGGCACCGTCTTCGTAAATGTCTACAACAAAACGGATGTGGCAGCTCCATTTGGTGGCTTCAAGCAGAGCGGATTCGGCAAGGATTTGGGCCAGGAGGCGCTCAACGAGTATCTGAAGACCAAGTGTGTGACCATTGAGTACTGA
- the LOC6634053 gene encoding cytosolic 10-formyltetrahydrofolate dehydrogenase isoform X1 — protein MHIKFSCIAFLQSSLRIAIIGQSNFAADVLELLLERSIFQIVGVFTIPDKGSREDVLASTAASHNIPVFKFASWRRKGMALPDVVAQYKSVGATLNVLPYCSQFIPIEVIDGASLGSICYHPSLLPRHRGASAISWTLIEGDEVAGFSIFWADDGLDTGPLLLQRQTNVEPTDTLDTIYKRFLYPEGVKAMGEAVDMVAQGTAPKIIQTEVSATYDPAMFKAENQLLDLQQSAERIWNFVRGLDSVPGAIATVLEDDGSEQQVRLFGAHIYSAGPVKGGQPLKLKGLAKPAWVHEGGLLIEGTDGAFVNVRRIKRGSKMINASDWFKQAEHQPITDFTDDELAKRTQLSGIWQAILKEPIEATTDFFAAGAGSMDVVRLVEEVKEAFDVPLENEHVFMAPVFEEFFDQLIRSLRQGSGDASAKQLNYEGFLLQANKREIRVPTQLFINGAFIDAEQQRTLDIINPTDEQVLCQVACASVNDVDKAVQAAHKAFFGAWKQVSPRQRGQLMLKLADLMEQHKEELATIESVDSGAVYTLALKTHIGMSIDAWRYFAGWCDKIQGNTIPVNPARPNNVLTFTRKEPIGVVGLITPWNYPLMMLSWKMAACIAAGNTCLIKPAQTCPLTALKFAELTVLAGFPPGVINVLPGKGSDAGQAVADHQLVRKLGFTGSTPIGKHIMKSCAASNLKKCSLELGGKSPLIIFADCDLDKAVKHGMSSVFFNKGENCIAAGRLFVEDRIHDEFVRRVLKDLRSMTIGDPLNRSTAHGPQNHKAHFDKLLEYCERGVAEGATLVYGGCRVPNLKGYFFMPTVFTNVEDDMFIAQEESFGPIMIISKFNGSDVDSVMERANRTEYGLASGVFTKDISKALSFADRIEAGTVFVNVYNKTDVAAPFGGFKQSGFGKDLGQEALNEYLKTKCVTIEY, from the exons atgcatattaaatttagttgtatTGCCTTTTTACAGTCCAGTCTGCGCATTGCGATTATTGGCCAGAGCAATTTTGCGGCCGATGTGCTGGAGTTGCTGTTGGAACGTTCCATTTTTCAAATAGTGGGCGTGTTCACCATACCGGACAAGGGCAGTCGGGAGGATGTTTTGGCCAGCACCGCGGCCAGCCACAATATACCcgtcttcaagtttgccagcTGGCGCCGCAAAGGCATGGCCCTGCCCGATGTCGTGGCACAGTACAAATCGGTGGGCGCAACGCTAAATGTGCTGCCCTATTGCTCACAGTTCATACCCATAGAGGTGATTGATGGCGCCTCGTTGGGCAGCATTTGCTATCATCCCTCCCTATTGCCCAGGCATCGCGGCGCGAGCGCCATATCCTGGACGCTCATCGAG GGCGACGAGGTGGCCGGCTTCAGCATTTTCTGGGCGGATGATGGCTTAGACACTGGACCCTTGCTGTTGCAACGTCAGACCAATGTTGAGCCGACGGACACTTTGGACACCATCTACAAGAGGTTCTTGTATCCGGAGGGTGTCAAGGCCATGGGCGAGGCTGTTGATATGGTAGCCCAGGGCACAGCGCCCAAAATAATCCAAACTGAGGTGAGCGCCACCTATGATCCGGCCATGTTCAAAGCCGAGAACCAGCTGCTGGATCTGCAACAGTCCGCGGAGCGCATATGGAATTTTGTGCGTGGCCTGGACTCGGTGCCGGGTGCTATAGCTACCGTGCTTGAAGACGATGGCAGTGAGCAGCAGGTGCGCTTATTTGGCGCACATATCTATTCCGCTGGACCCGTTAAGGGCGGACAGCCGCTGAAGCTGAAGGGCCTGGCCAAGCCCGCCTGGGTCCACGAGGGCGGCCTGCTAATTGAGGGCACCGACGGCGCCTTTGTGAATGTGCGTCGCATTAAACGTGGCTCGAAGATGATCAATGCCAGCGATTGGTTCAAGCAGGCGGAGCACCAACCCATCACGGATTTCACCGACGATGAGTTGGCCAAACGGACTCAGTTGTCTGGCATTTGGCAGGCCATACTCAAGGAACCCATCGAGGCAACGACGGATTTCTTTGCCGCCGGCGCTGGCTCCATGGACGTGGTGCGCCTAGTGGAGGAGGTCAAGGAGGCATTCGATGTGCCGCTAGAGAATGAGCACGTCTTTATGGCGCCCGTCTTTGAGGAGTTCTTCGATCAGCTGATTAGAAGCCTGCGCCAGGGCAGCGGCGACGCCAGCGCCAAGCAGCTCAACTACGAGGGTTTCCTGCTGCAGGCGAACAAGCGTGAGATTCGGGTGCCCACACAGCTCTTCATCAATGGCGCGTTCATCGATGCCGAGCAGCAGCGCACACTGGACATCATTAATCCCACCGACGAGCAGGTGCTCTGCCAGGTGGCCTGTGCGAGCGTGAACGATGTAGATAAAGCGGTGCAGGCGGCGCACAAGGCATTCTTTGGCGCCTGGAAGCAGGTGTCGCCCCGGCAACGCGGACAGCTCATGCTGAAGCTGGCCGATCTGATGGAGCAACACAAGGAGGAACTGGCCACCATTGAGTCTGTGGACTCGGGCGCTGTCTATACGCTGGCCCTGAAGACCCACATTGGCATGTCCATCGATGCGTGGCGCTACTTTGCCGGCTGGTGCGATAAGATCCAGGGTAATACGATACCCGTGAATCCCGCCCGGCCCAACAATGTGCTGACGTTTACGCGCAAGGAACCGATTGGTGTGGTTGGCCTGATCACGCCCTGGAATTATCCATTGATGATGCTCTCCTGGAAGATGGCTGCCTGCATAGCCGCCGGCAATACCTGCCTGATCAAGCCGGCACAGACATGCCCCCTGACGGCGCTCAAGTTTGCCGAGCTCACCGTGCTGGCCGGATTCCCGCCGGGCGTCATCAATGTGCTGCCGGGCAAGGGCTCTGATGCGGGTCAGGCTGTGGCCGATCATCAGCTGGTGCGCAAACTGGGCTTTACCGGCTCCACGCCCATTGGCAAGCACATCATGAAATCCTGCGCTGCATCCAATCTGAAAAAATGTTCACTGGAGCTGGGCGGCAAGAGCCCGCTGATCATTTTCGCTGACTGTGATCTGGACAAGGCTGTGAAACAC GGCATGTCCTCGGTCTTCTTTAATAAGGGTGAAAATTGCATAGCCGCCGGACGTCTCTTTGTGGAGGATCGCATTCACGACGAGTTTGTGCGTCGCGTGCTCAAGGATCTGCGCTCGATGACCATTGGTGATCCACTCAATCGGTCCACGGCACACGGTCCACAGAATCATAAGGCGCACTTCGATAAGCTATTGGAGTACTGTGAACGGGGCGTGGCAGAGGGCGCAACGCTTGTCTATGGCGGTTGTCGCGTGCCCAATCTGAAGGGTTATTTCTTTATGCCCACCGTATTCACCAATGTCGAGGATGACATGTTCATAGCACAGGAAGAATCATTCGGTCCGATTATGATCATCTCCAAGTTCAACGGCAGCGATGTCGACTCGGTCATGGAGCGTGCCAATCGCACCGAGTACGGACTGGCCAGCGGTGTCTTTACCAAGGACATTAGCAAGGCCTTGAGCTTTGCCGATCGCATCGAGGCGGGCACCGTCTTCGTAAATGTCTACAACAAAACGGATGTGGCAGCTCCATTTGGTGGCTTCAAGCAGAGCGGATTCGGCAAGGATTTGGGCCAGGAGGCGCTCAACGAGTATCTGAAGACCAAGTGTGTGACCATTGAGTACTGA